A genomic stretch from Bradyrhizobium quebecense includes:
- the serS gene encoding serine--tRNA ligase, which yields MHDIKAIRDNPTAFDAGLKRRGLGALSPSLLAIDEKRRAAILASEQAQARRNAASKEIGDAKKARDEARAAKLMAEVAELKTTMPELEAAAKSFDDELTKELSSIPNLPLDEVPDGTDEHGNVQHHVFGKKRDYGFAPKLHDDLGTALGYMDFEAAAKLSGARFVVLKKGLARLERAIGQFMLDLHTGEHGYAEINPPLLVRDAVMFGTGQLPKFEDDQFWAIKGELLSAPNADLRSERLGLIPTAEVSLTNLARESILDEKELPMRLTALTPCFRAEAGAAGRDTRGMIRQHQFTKVELVSITTPEASKDELERMLSCAEQVLQKLDLHYRVMTLCAGDMGFSAQKTYDIEVWMPGQGDGGAYREISSCSVCGDFQARRMDARYRGPDGKPRFVHTLNGSGTAVGRALIAVMETYQQQDGSIAVPDVLQPYMGGLKVIEHGI from the coding sequence ACGCCGCGGACTTGGGGCCCTGTCGCCGTCGCTGCTGGCGATCGACGAGAAGCGGCGTGCGGCGATCCTGGCGTCCGAGCAGGCCCAGGCGCGGCGCAATGCGGCCTCGAAGGAGATCGGCGACGCCAAGAAGGCAAGGGACGAGGCGCGCGCGGCCAAGCTGATGGCCGAGGTCGCCGAGCTCAAGACCACGATGCCGGAGCTCGAGGCTGCCGCCAAATCGTTTGACGACGAGCTGACGAAAGAGTTGTCGTCAATTCCGAACTTGCCGCTCGACGAGGTGCCCGACGGCACCGACGAGCACGGCAACGTCCAGCACCATGTGTTCGGCAAGAAGCGCGACTACGGCTTTGCGCCGAAGCTGCATGACGATCTCGGCACCGCGCTCGGCTATATGGATTTCGAGGCGGCTGCGAAATTGTCCGGCGCCCGTTTCGTCGTGCTGAAGAAGGGACTGGCGCGGCTCGAGCGCGCGATCGGGCAGTTCATGCTCGATTTGCACACTGGCGAGCACGGCTATGCCGAGATCAATCCGCCGCTCCTGGTGCGCGACGCCGTGATGTTCGGCACCGGCCAGTTGCCGAAATTCGAGGACGATCAGTTCTGGGCGATCAAGGGCGAATTGCTCTCGGCGCCGAATGCTGATCTGCGCAGCGAGCGCCTCGGCCTGATTCCGACCGCGGAAGTCTCGCTGACCAACCTCGCGCGCGAATCCATCCTCGACGAAAAAGAGCTGCCGATGCGGCTCACCGCGCTGACGCCGTGCTTCCGCGCCGAAGCTGGAGCTGCGGGACGCGATACGCGCGGCATGATCCGGCAGCACCAGTTCACGAAAGTCGAATTGGTGTCGATCACGACGCCAGAAGCTAGCAAGGATGAGCTCGAGCGCATGCTGTCCTGCGCCGAGCAGGTGCTGCAGAAGCTCGATCTGCATTATCGGGTGATGACGCTGTGCGCCGGCGACATGGGCTTCTCCGCACAAAAGACCTACGATATCGAGGTGTGGATGCCGGGGCAGGGCGATGGCGGTGCCTATCGCGAGATTTCGAGCTGCTCGGTGTGCGGGGATTTCCAGGCGCGACGCATGGACGCGCGCTATCGCGGCCCCGACGGCAAGCCGCGCTTCGTGCATACGCTGAACGGCTCCGGCACGGCGGTCGGGCGCGCCTTGATCGCCGTCATGGAGACCTATCAGCAGCAGGATGGCTCGATCGCGGTGCCCGACGTGCTGCAGCCCTATATGGGCGGGCTCAAAGTCATCGAGCACGGCATATGA